The genome window GTAACAGTTCAGAACAGACTGGATCTCTAGAAGGAAGTTTGTGTGACAGTCATATTTGCGATGGTGGTAGCACAATTGGGCATAATACTGAGGCTTTTAATGCATCTCCTCCATATCGGTTAAAATCCAAACGAACTGCTATTTTCAAGTCTGTGGAGAGACAACTCGAGTTTACTTTTGACAAAGAGAAGTGTGATGACAATACCAAAGCCAACTCAGAGTCTGTGAACAGGACATCTCCATCTGAAGAAGGTTCAAATGCAACAAAGATGGCGGTGACCTGAGGTGGAAAAGGTAAGTTTTAACTTTGACTGCTGTCACATCCATGTTCATTTAAATTGGCTTTTACTGTTAGATGAGTAAACTTACCTTCATTATGGACTTTCATGAGTTCATTGTTTACAGCGATACTGGACAGCAATAGATATTATCACCCTCTTTTACTTTAGAGTTGATTAGGTCACTACAATGtgaaatttttgtttatatgGGCACTTGAGTATTGACTATTGTTTCGgccaaaaaaggaataaaaaaatattttgctttCACTCTTTTGCGCAAACTATAGCATAGGAATTGATTCTATACTTCCATTGTGGCTTCAGATCAAGTTATTGTTTAGAGTAATGCATGAAAGAGAACCTTCTCTCGCTCAAGAATGATAGGACACTACAGTGAAGTTTGGAACTTCTCAACAACAATATTTTGTTGAATGTGATTGTTATTTAGGTAGAATTCTCTGCATAATATTTGGGTTATGAATTTTTCTTTCCATTGGGAGCACAAGCACAATTTTAGATTCAGATTCAGTCCGTCATTTGAATTTAGATATGTAGATTAAAAGTCGAAAGCTAAGAGGACTAGAAGAGCCATGAACCTGCATAATTAGGGCTGGTTGATAATGTTTGGTTTGCTGATTCAGCTTAATCTCCATTTCATTTTCTCATCTTTTTAGTTGTCGAGTTCAGTAAAAATTTCACAAgatgttctttctttttgaatgCTGCTGTTGTATTCTTTTGGGGTGCTTTTAGAAGCAAGCGAAGAGTTGCTTTCGTTGGATATGAAtggatatttttgtaatttgaattaATTTTGGAATTGATCTTTTACTAAGAaagtatagaccaagttaagaggGGATCATGGGCAGTTTCAAATATATTGCAACTGGCCTACTGATTCTCAGCAACTCTTTCCTTGATTTTTAGACCCAACTCTCCAATATAAAGAGCTCCTCTATTCTCTGCAAAAAACACAACTTCCGAGCTTCATCTTCCTTCTAACAAATTCGTGTCTTCTTTGAGAGAGAGTAGCATTCAATTTTTGATTCGCCATACACTTGTAGTTGCTGCTACTCCTCGTGTGTAACCAAGGAGGCCTGAGAGGTGAAACTGCATAAGCTGGAGCACTGAGAAGCAGGTAGTTAACCATTTTAAGAAAGCAGGTTCTTAATCACTTAGCTTGGTTGAAGTGtgcttttaattgtttttgaacTACTAGTCTAACTAATAATGATAAGGAAAGGCCACCTTCCTTTCACTAACAACCAGTAGTTCAAAAACAATTAAGAACTTGCTTTCTTAAAGTGATTAACTGTCTGTTACTCTGTGCTCGCAGCTTATACAGTTTCACTTTCACCTCTCAGGCCTTCTTGGTTACACACAAGTAGTAACACAACTACAAATGTACGGCGAACCAAAAATTGAATGcttactctctctctcaaagAAGGATCACCAATCAAAAGACTCCCCTTCTGTCAAATGAAGTTTGCGGATTGAGCTCAAACTTCATTGTCGTGcctttttaagtattttttttttcagtcttGATTCTATATcattacatatttctttaaaatttttggACAATAAGTTTCTGACATTTCACACTTTCTTTGTTGTTCTGGTGTATAGGTCATTCAGGATAAGAGCTGGAGATACTCTACAAAAGTTCGTCACTGCAGATCACTTTGATTACGGCAACCAGATCTACATTACCAGCCGTTCAAGCCGCATGTCAATTTTCTAACTTATATTTCACACTTGTCATATACTTTCACTAGTCATCAGATAAGAACTTTGTTTTAGTACTCTGGGGAAAAAAGGCTTGTGGTGGAGACTGGAGAGCTTCGGGTCTGTGTGGATAGAGAAATGAGACAGCTTTGTACAGGAAGCAACGATGCCCAAAAGAATTCCCAACTTAGAATTGTAGTAGTTGATATCCAAAtggaataacattttttttcttaaattttatgTACACAATGACACGTGTTCTGAGACATTATAAGTTTTTCAACTTCCTAAACAACAAAACATGTAAATTTAACAATCACACAACCAGTAAATTTGCATTGAAATACGATGTATAAGTTAGTAAGTTGAGTATTCAAAAGACAATTTCTCAAGACTACAAATACTGTTTGTTTAACTATTCTCATCAAATCAAACAGGGTCTCGATTTCCTTTCAATTTGTTGACATTATGCAATCCTCTCACCGTCACTTTCTAGCAAAACAAACGGCTACCAACCACGATGAGAATGATCATAATGTTCCAGtacaaaaaaagaagtaatgAAAAATCCAAGAAAAATAGAGATGGTATGGAAGCACAAGAAGGGTAACCCTTAGAACAGAGAGCACAAACTCCAGGCTTAAGAAAATCAGTGCATGCTATAAAAAAGAAGGCACAAACTGTTGAGGTAACCAATATTCCCCATTGCAGACAAACTGAAGGTGGAGACACAGTCCCATTGATGCAAACTTGACCAAAAAAGTAGATAAATGCGTCAAATTTATGATACAAGACTGTATAAATACTTCAGCACCACCTACTGAATAGCTTGCAACCAGATAGCACCCATAAAGGGATACATGATACATCCTCCTCGTAACTATCTTCACGCAGCATAAAATATGTAAGTATCGTTGCAAGGCACGCGAGTTAAATGCCGTGTGGTTGTATTTCACATGCTCATTCATATAGGTAAATCTGCAAGCCCTTTATTTGGCCGCCCAAATGCAAGGATccaaaacaagtaaacaacaaCTGCAATATAGCTATGATTACTAGTTAACTACTTTTAGAAGGTCGAATTAGTTCAGCTGATGCTCCGACACTTCATGCAATGTTCCATCAGTAGATATAACAAGCAGCTATAAATAGAACTTTGAGCGGCAAGGCCATAAATAGAAGTTTGAACTTCAAGCTTCAGATTTCATCATCACATAAACGAGCAAGAATATCTTAGGTAAACTCACCGGCCATTTGGTTCAGCTGCCCTGGTTCTGCATCCCATCTGCTCAAGAAACTTGGTAAGACGCAAGTGCTTTGCAGCCCATTGCTCAGCCAATTTCTGCTCCTTGGCTTCAGCATCCCTCCTTAATGCAGCTGATTGTTCCTTGTATTCTGCTTCAATCATATCCAGAGAAGCCTTCTGCTCTTCCATAAGAGCCTTAACCTTCGACTCTATCTCTTGCATCTTCTCTCGCCTCCTGGATGCTTTCTCTGAGTGAAGCTGCAACTCTACCCTTCTTAACCTCCAATCCGCTTCCTTCTTATGAGCAGCCCAGGTGCGCTGTCCTTCTTCCAAATCTCTGCAGCACTCAACTAGCTCAGATATGATAATGGTCTCTCCACAAGGAGGGATCACTCCTTGAGGCAAACTTCCCAAAACAAGAGTATTTTCTGATCCCCGATCGGGCTGCAACCATGGGATTGGAGGAGTGGGTGCAACAGTTGAAGGTGAGAGGCTAAGGGTTACGGAAGGAGAGTGTGGCCTAACAGTGGAAGTGCCACTGGGATTAGAAAGCCATGATGGAAGTACAGTTGGTGCAGTTGCATGGGCAGGTGGGGTTGCAGCTGCAATTGGGTCAGTATGAAGAAAGCCACCATTGGAAGTGGCCATGACAAGTAATGGAGGACGCTCATTCACTAACTTCTCAGCAAAAGTCTCCAGAATCCTGTCATACTTTCCCTCCTCAATAGGCTCAATTCTCTTGCTGTTTTCCTTCTTCTCCCTCTGCTGTTTTTCTTTGAACACTTCCCACCACTTGCCTAGTCTCTTTGCAGTACGTCCCGGCACCTCAGCTGCAATCTTTTTCCACTTGTTGCCGTGCTTGGCTTGAAGGCGGATTACAAGATGCTGCTCTTCCTCGGTAAGTGATCCCTTCTTGATGCCAGGTTTGAGGTAATTCTTCCACCTTTCTAAGCACGATTTGGCATCCCTGTTTAGGGGAGTATTCATACGCTGCGAAACAAGGTTCCACTCTTTCGGACCATACTGCTTCACATATGCACGTAATAAAGTGTCCTCTTCAGCTCTCCAACGCTGCCTATCTTTCATTTCCAAGAGCAAAAACCACAGGCCATTGCCTCAAACTCTTCATAGCATATCTGGATGAATGTCATTAATTAGAAATAGTCTACCGTGTAAACATAAATGAAATGATTAGATGAATTGAACATTAGGATGCAGCACAACAGCAATgacaaaccaaacaaaactaaaggcaggatatagctgaaattGAACCCAAAACAGAAGGCAGTAGCTGATAAAATCATACCGATAACAAGCAAAAGAGCAAAAAATCGCTAGCTGTTGAACAAGACTTCCACgttagaacaaaaaaaaaaccataaaacttATGATGGTGAAATTCGAAAAGATTCATTAGCTTTCCGAGCCCAACTATGTATTCTCATATCTCAACAAAATgggaatataattttttttgctacactaCCAGCTTATGCACCATCTTCACCTAAAAATATACTCGAACAAAGGCCATTTAAAATATGGATCACCAATCAAAAGCGTACTTCAACCAAGCTAAGGTATACATGTGCAAGTTTAGTTCACTACAGCTGCAAGAAAAATTATGTTGGAGTAGGTACAAGAAAACATGCAATTGCCTTGTCTATGTCATTCCTGCTAAAAGTTACACAAATATCATATacaaatcaaacacacaaaAAGACAATCTATGAGAATGTCATTACTTATATGGCATTAAATATCTCCAGAATCAGTGCTGGGGTGCGCTGGTACAACAACCTTGGCTTTACTCGAGCCAAACCATATGGATGAGATCAAACATTACCCAATCAAAAAGTAAACCAGAAAGTCTTGGTTTTCAATAATGTATACTAAAGTAGTCAATGGGAGCATAATCATGTCACACAAATAGTCAAATCCTTGAAAATCAATAAGAATTCCATCTGGAGCCAAAAAAGGATCAGCTCCTAATCATCACTGAAAATTTGAGGAAAGCACTTCCACTCAGAACATTAGATATGTGTTATGAAACATTTAACATACTTCAACCGCCAGTCCAGTGAGACAGAAAACTAGTTAAGTACATTGATACTACTTAAAATTATAGGACGCACCGACACAAGCACTTTAtcatcaaagattcaaagaacTATCATTTGCATGAACCATATGAAACTTGGTTAATCCCATTCGAGCATCACAAATTTCAGACAGTATATACATAATTTACAGTGAAACGGACCGCAACATGACAAAGACACTGCAACGGATGACAAGTTTCATGAAGGCTCTAGTTATTCAGAGTATCCATTCGAATTGTTGATTAAaccatcacaaaaaaaaataaaaataaaggaagaaTTGGAATACTATGCCTTCACGGAATTACAAATAAGTagggtttaaattgcaaaaCAAAACAGATAATTTTCCATAAGAATATGCAATAATTAAACTATAGAGATTGTATGCTGAGAGTATCACTAGCAAAGTCATGCACCAGACCCAACTTTTTCCCCCTGAGCGTTACCGATATTGACAATTTAAACCTTCAAAATCTACTTCATGAAAGGATCTCCAATCAACTGAACCAACTGTGGATCAGAAATGTGAATTCATAATAAACTAAACAAGAAACCACAGATATCGCAGGATGATTCTTCATTTTCCATCGCGTAGTTCTCcatttacaatttcaaaaaacaacaaatggagatcagaaaacaacaacaaatgacCAAAAACAATTACCGAAGCCAGACAGTCACTGCGAAAAGATCACTTCAACAAAAGTTTATTATGCATTTCCGGGCAACCAAACAAAAcattgacaagaaaagaaatgagCTTCACATAGGAAAAAATAAACATACAGATGCTCTGCCTCAACTACGACTAAAAACCGATGGCCTTCTTCGATGCATCTCCTGCTTCACTCTGAAGAAAATACGAAGAATGAAGCAAAACTAAAGCCGAAATTAACTCTAAAACACCAGAGAAAACTAGAATCTCAAGCTGTAGAGTAACCTGTGAGAGAAAAGCAAGGAAAGGGCAGAACCGCTGTATTTATAGTGAAATGATAACTGAAGGGATCATCTGACAGTGGGCGCAAAAAGAGGGCACGCGAATGGGAAGGGAATGAGGCGAAGCAGAGAGAAAGTGTTTGAGGGTTCGATACTCAAGGCCGATGGCCTACTTCATACACGAATGTGCTCGCGTCAGCTCCGGTTTTACTCTCCAAACTGATCACAGTGAAAGAGACACTCCGACGATTTAAAGAAAGCGCGAGCTCCATTTGCCGCTGACGATCTCTCCCGTTATTTCAAGACGGTGCTAATTCATTGGTcgtgtattttttaaattaaaaatacaaattacatatatttattttcaactaTTTATGTATTGTCTTCGTGAATTGATAATGTTCTATTAATTATAGTACACCATATTAACATATAACATGATGTATCATGATTATTGAATAATCTCTCGGCGTTTGATTCTCGAGAGTTTCTttaacatatttaagaaatttacaaatcaaatcaacatCATTAACAATAGCACTATTACAAATAGCGTGGTCAAgccattttaaaataaaatacaatgacACTACGGGTGATAGCATTGTTATAAAAAAGCACTAATAGTGCAGTTCATAATATCATCAAATGTtacattaataataaattatatgaaagtgctatatgatatttaaaattGAGAGAGCActatattgaaaaaaataataataattcccCAAAGTCAAACACAAAATAGTGTTTAGGAGCAAGGCTTTTCTCCATGATCTCTCCAAACTCCAATGGTTAGATTCCTTCTCATAACCATCATACGATCCACTCCAATTGTCAAATGACACAACTTATTTCCTTCACAATGGCCGATGATAGCGGATTAGGTTGAAATAAGTCATTGAAAGATATAAATATTTACAATTAAGTCATTGAGAAAGAAAAGATATTTCAAATTGGGAAGCACTATCCCAACCCCCTACCTTCTCTAGACTACTTTAATGACTTTTTTCAATCTCATCCGTTGAA of Tripterygium wilfordii isolate XIE 37 chromosome 13, ASM1340144v1, whole genome shotgun sequence contains these proteins:
- the LOC120013170 gene encoding transcription factor AS1-like; its protein translation is MKDRQRWRAEEDTLLRAYVKQYGPKEWNLVSQRMNTPLNRDAKSCLERWKNYLKPGIKKGSLTEEEQHLVIRLQAKHGNKWKKIAAEVPGRTAKRLGKWWEVFKEKQQREKKENSKRIEPIEEGKYDRILETFAEKLVNERPPLLVMATSNGGFLHTDPIAAATPPAHATAPTVLPSWLSNPSGTSTVRPHSPSVTLSLSPSTVAPTPPIPWLQPDRGSENTLVLGSLPQGVIPPCGETIIISELVECCRDLEEGQRTWAAHKKEADWRLRRVELQLHSEKASRRREKMQEIESKVKALMEEQKASLDMIEAEYKEQSAALRRDAEAKEQKLAEQWAAKHLRLTKFLEQMGCRTRAAEPNGR